The following are from one region of the Streptomyces changanensis genome:
- a CDS encoding histidine kinase — protein sequence MPSFDVSRSRFRLADEHLIVLSELAAGNAVSADLIPAQKELAESGLINDAGRLAQPLLPLLETVLNAGVVITLETGSRQGPLQHGMLIGQEYVVAHEAWPGETESEYSLVEPKTLVWKLADMVHLQQSRSARDTSATVLDTTVGTVEAGLAGLEAAARATTADEERELIRRSLAAGGTLDEPSLRLLTEMISELRSSWRMTAAWRGHHDGGDGVEGRGFAVWDCGPLGYWLRELPEEPLPADQVTPGSPFRLVRTDARTVWNRITDLLPDQSELRAAATR from the coding sequence ATGCCTTCGTTCGACGTTTCCCGGTCCCGCTTCCGGTTGGCCGACGAGCACCTCATCGTCCTCTCGGAACTGGCGGCGGGCAATGCCGTATCCGCTGACCTCATACCCGCGCAGAAGGAACTCGCGGAGTCCGGTCTGATCAACGATGCAGGTCGCCTGGCCCAACCGCTGCTGCCGCTGCTCGAGACCGTGCTGAACGCGGGAGTGGTCATCACCCTGGAGACTGGCAGCCGGCAGGGGCCACTGCAGCACGGCATGCTCATCGGCCAGGAGTACGTGGTCGCCCATGAGGCGTGGCCCGGTGAGACCGAGTCCGAGTACTCCCTCGTGGAGCCCAAAACGCTGGTCTGGAAGCTGGCCGACATGGTGCACCTCCAGCAGTCCCGGTCCGCGCGGGACACATCCGCCACCGTTCTCGACACGACGGTGGGCACCGTCGAGGCCGGTCTCGCCGGGCTGGAGGCCGCCGCCCGCGCCACGACGGCCGACGAGGAACGAGAGCTGATCCGCCGTTCCCTGGCGGCCGGCGGGACGCTGGACGAGCCGTCCCTCCGACTTCTCACCGAGATGATCTCCGAGCTCCGGTCGAGCTGGCGGATGACCGCCGCCTGGCGGGGCCACCACGACGGGGGTGACGGCGTCGAGGGCCGCGGGTTCGCCGTGTGGGACTGCGGGCCGCTCGGCTACTGGCTGCGCGAGCTGCCCGAGGAGCCGCTCCCCGCCGACCAGGTCACGCCGGGCAGCCCCTTCCGGCTGGTCCGCACGGACGCCAGGACGGTCTGGAACCGCATCACCGACCTCCTCCCGGACCAGTCGGAGCTGCGGGCCGCGGCGACCCGCTGA